Proteins encoded within one genomic window of Bombus terrestris chromosome 11, iyBomTerr1.2, whole genome shotgun sequence:
- the LOC100651892 gene encoding trithorax group protein osa isoform X3 — protein sequence MAATQAESQQNDVKLNESVKCAQKRPQVGGNSASVNTKQQLDPEPGDKVSRGAAQLLKYVNRGGDTGFEMSQYREDIGGHTAGEVKSPREAGQAPQESIGKQEPLDTPGHPNHPGHPFTSNVIRDYPEEYTNKSNEFPSKSLTDYPAKQVPEYMGKHGDFSGKQLDYHGATPTSFPGQPRFLSGQSISQATGPTPTLNQLLQASTPVHRFHGNYPGMGPEPYQQPWPIQRPPVVPPVYPQPGQRPPQTGSPRLHAGPGGPSSPTPMPYQQYTQRYSSPTRPHAPYSHHQLNSYTTQTSHPSSLYTEQRGWNQGGPPNPPPPSANQTNPSSQSPQRALSQSPAPPPSASPQPQSTSQSQSFHNLQQRSTTPNTQGIDSGELSGQNSNDSSNGPACPGTPNSQGMRPTPSPTGSTGSRSMSPAVGQQNVQMPPRPSSSQSDGSGPARMSHSPMTTQGAYQQPLGPSPHMHSYKMNNTGPGVVQPGPGSTSLGGINPMGGGMGYAAGGTTAGQPGGYHGQGPYPPPRPHVQFPQGYPSPANSQPPPNNQYQASNRPNNLVQYPPYTHKMGFNSVPPGMPPSPGPPQVYGGSGTTGMVPPGAPGVAVIGNMGPPASSMGPPPPSPNHVSSQPPPTSSAVPHLHTPAATPPLNHEGSPMPPPSTTPNSHPASTPTPTSHSSADLTTETSNDSGITTTASGTSVINVTSTSSGTVTSVITTGPDGTSLDEGSQQSTLSNASAASGEDPTFPPKVRKDMMGGYHSHPTTPQSTVPSPGAASINSIHEEYPDMNSPGWPRTPASPVFNSHVPQDPYRPKKPDSLAKLYEMDDTMERRTWLDKLVNFMEERRTPITSCPTISKNPLDLFRLYLYVKERGGFMEVCKVTKNKTWKDIAGLLGIGASSSAAYTLRKHYTKHLLAYECHFDRGGVDPQPIINQVEAGSKKKPSKGTASVPSPGSSNSQDSFPAAGSSNASMDGYGSYQSGYTGGTPGGPSSEYTPPPPRPPSQSSAPSPHQGGLNQGGQNSTNPFDDGVGRLFRKSNATPHPGPLRASGIQQGSYQNTGSYQNYPQDQYNRSQANTLSQQGEFNQPYSPRSHYSPYVPDVDRGYPGGNMPPNNASGQDIYNRYSSSQQPANYSAGTPPNARSNSYPSAPQAHPPTVPQQTATSQPSSPSQPSAASSYSCPQDYYRPEQGGYGAPGGTQIYSGGANANKNMPPPPPGPNPPRRHPDFAKDQQYPQYNQQRPAYPGWPNTTNQYNSNSGNNRVQYPSQPPQPQVQQQQPQPQQQTPQSASSTPSSVLPNSQQWGSQQPNRTTPQPTLNAIAHAPPPWDHRYTNQPSPLYPTPGNHQNQLGINPMISQQPTSKREMTFPPDSVEAMTPLLYKRRKLTRADVAPIEAWRIMMALRSGLLAESCWALDVLNILLFDDSSVSYFGLAHLPGLLDVLLEHFSRSLSDMFESPVNEDDRNWNQSADGPEVDLGAVTRPIDPEDRTKLLSSANYTFLSRRGRPVKIVPRDDDLFVLDTRRSWDHQDCESETEPWQVDNNTTKYIVTCFQSEIGSVPFARLLRDEKPPLLQKEVECTDMKDETKADSGTLEASEFSQKTAEPGEKPKETNEKKQLDKKKKTKTLSDVLSRIKKEPVEMNDLTRELFEKKNDGFKKECDTETKVNNNMGEHFADIPKPEEEAVPTQNGLNDMTSNAEVEKIEIKVENEEQESVMKDDNKEGPRLNIKDPAGTLKRRRISDYEDESYSRDEASLYLVTETQDNLARRCVCLSTILRNLTFIPGNEAEFAKNVTFLSLLGKLLLLHHEHPVRTQKTRNYDREEDADFADSCSSLQGESEWWWDFLHHIRENVLVMAANIAGHMDLSQHPEEISRPVLDGLLHWAVCPAAHGQDPFPTVGPNSSLSPQRLALEALCKLCVTECNVDLVVATPPYSRLQRLCSVLTRLLCRSEEQVLREFGVNLLHFLSAADSGVARTIALQTPCVALLVAFIEQAESSALGVANQHGLAALRDNPESMGTSLDMLRRAAGTLLNLARHPDNRTLLLQHESRLLALVMSQILDQQVAAIVARVLFQCSRGT from the exons ATGGCTGCGACGCAAGCCGAGAGCCAACAAAACGATGTGAAGCTGAACGAGTCCGTGAAATGTGCACAGAAACGTCCGCAAGTCGGTGGGAATAGTGCAAGTGTTAATACGAAGCAGCAGCTGGATCCAGAGCCGGGTGATAAAGTGTCCCGGGGCGCGGCCCAGCTGCTTAAATATGTGAATCGCGGCGGGGACACGGGTTTCGAGATGAGTCAATACCGCGAGGACATTGGTGGACACACTGCCGGTGAAGTCAAATCACCAAGGGAGGCTGGACAAGCTCCTCAAGAATCTATCGGCAAACAAGAGCCTCTCGATACGCCCGGGCATCCAAACCATCCCGGACATCCGTTCACCTCGAACGTAATACGCGATTATCCGGAGGAGTATACCAACAAATCAAACGAATTTCCCTCCAAATCATTGACCGATTATCCAGCGAAGCAGGTACCAGAGTACATGGGAAAGCATGGAGACTTTTCAGGGAAACAGTTGGATTATCATG GGGCTACGCCAACCAGTTTTCCGGGTCAACCAAGGTTTTTATCAGGGCAAAGTATATCACAAGCTACTGGTCCAACACCAACGTTAAATCAGTTACTCCAAGCATCTACTCCTGTTCACCGTTTTCATGGAAATTATCCTGGAATGGGGCCAGAGCCTTATCAACAACCATGGCCCATCCAACGACCCCCAGTTGTCCCTCCGGTTTATCCACAACCTGGCCAACGTCCTCCACAGACG GGGTCACCAAGATTGCATGCAGGACCTGGAGGACCAAGTTCCCCAACTCCTATGCCATATCAACAATATACACAACGTTATTCTTCTCCTACAAGACCTCATGCACCATACAGCCACCATCAG ctAAACTCATATACTACGCAAACTAGCCATCCTTCCAGTTTATACACAGAACAGAGAGGTTGGAATCAAGGTGGACCACCAAATCCACCACCACCTTCAGCCAATCAGACCAATCCTTCCAGCCAATCACCACAGCGTGCTCTTTCTCAATCCCCAGCACCACCACCTTCTGCATCTCCACAACCACAGTCAACTAGCCAATCTCAA AGTTTCCATAACTTACAGCAACGATCAACAACACCAAATACTCAAGGAATAGATTCAGGG gaATTATCTGGACAAAATAGTAACGATAGTTCGAATGGACCTGCTTGTCCTGGAACACCAAATTCACAGGGGATGAGACCCACCCCTTCTCCTACAGGATCTACAGGTTCTCGCTCGATGTCCCCTGCTGTTG GTCAACAAAACGTTCAGATGCCTCCACGCCCGTCAAGTAGCCAGTCAGATGGTAGTGGACCTGCACGAATGAGTCACTCTCCTATGACAACTCAAG GAGCATACCAGCAGCCATTGGGTCCTTCGCCACACATGCATAGCTATAAAATGAATAACACTGGTCCTGGTGTTGTTCAACCAGGACCTGGTTCTACAAGCCTTGGTGGAATAAACCCAATGGGTGGTGGTATGGGATATGCAGCTGGTGGAACGACTGCAGGTCAGCCTGGGGGTTATCATGGGCAAGGTCCCTATCCACCTCCCCGTCCACATGTACAATTTCCACAGGGATATCCATCACCAGCTAATTCACAACCACCACCCAACAATCAGTATCAAGCTTCTAATAGGCCCAATAATTTGGTGCAATATCCTCCATATACA CATAAAATGGGATTTAATAGTGTACCACCAGGGATGCCACCTAGTCCAGGACCACCTCAGGTTTATGGAGGTAGTGGTACAACAGGTATGGTACCTCCAGGTGCCCCTGGAGTAGCCGTGATTGGTAATATGGGTCCACCGGCAAGTTCAATGGGTCCTCCACCTCCATCCCCTAATCACGTTAGTAGTCAACCACCACCAACCAGCTCAGCTGTACCACATTTGCATACTCCTGCGGCTACACCACCTCTCAATCACGAAGGAAGTCCAATGCCTCCACCAAGTACTACACCCAATTCACATCCCGCTTCAACACCAACACCAACTAGCCATAGTTCTGCAGATCTTACTACTGAAACTTCTAATGATAGTGGCATAACTACCACTGCTTCAG GTACATCAGTTATAAATGTTACTTCCACTTCAAGTGGCACTGTTACATCTGTAATAACAACTGGTCCTGATGGTACATCCTTAGATGAAGGTTCTCAACAGTCGACGTTGTCAAACGCATCAGCTG ctTCTGGAGAAGATCCAACATTTCCACCAAAGGTACGGAAGGATATGATGGGAGGATATCATAGCCATCCAACTACACCACAGAGTACAGTTCCATCACCTGGTGCTGCGAGTATTAACTCCATACACGAAGAATATCCTGATATGAACAGTCCTGGTTGGCCACGTACTCCTGCTAGTCCT gtATTTAACAGTCATGTGCCTCAAGACCCGTACAGACCTAAG AAACCAGACAGTTTAGCAAAGCTGTATGAAATGGATGATACAATGGAACGAAGAACATGGTTGGATAAATTAGTTAACTTCATGGAAGAACGAAGAACACCTATTACTAGCTGTCCTACCATCTCCAAGAACCCCCTCGACCTATTTCGGCTATACCTCTACGTGAAAGAGAGGGGGGGCTTCATGGAGGTATGCAAG GTGACCAAAAATAAAACGTGGAAAGATATAGCTGGATTATTGGGCATTGGTGCAAGTAGCAGTGCAGCATACACACTAAGGAAACACTATACCAAGCATTTGTTAGCGTATGAATGTCATTTCGACCGTGGAGGTGTCGATCCTCAGCCTATCATAAATCAAGTTGAAGCTGGTTCAAAAAAGAAACCATCAAAAGGAACTGCCTCCGTACCTTCACCAG GATCTTCCAATTCACAAGATTCCTTCCCTGCTGCTGGATCAAGTAATGCTTCCATGGATGGTTATGGAAGTTATCAGAGTGGTTATACTGGTGGTACACCCGGAGGACCCTCGTCAGAGTATACACCTCCTCCTCCAAGACCACCTAGTCAGAGTAGTGCACCTTCTCCACATCAAG GTGGTTTGAACCAGGGCGGGCAGAATAGCACGAATCCGTTCGACGACGGCGTGGGACGCCTTTTTCGCAAGTCGAACGCAACGCCCCACCCTGGTCCGCTACGAGCCTCAG GTATACAACAAGGCAGTTACCAGAATACAGGTTCCTACCAAAACTACCCTCAAGATCAGTACAATCGGTCGCAAGCAAACACATTGTCACAACAGGGAGAATTTAATCAACCTTACTCACCGCGATCACATTATTCACCTTATGTACCAGACGTTGATAG AGGATACCCTGGGGGAAATATGCCGCCGAACAATGCTAGCGGACAAGATATATACAATAGATATAGTAGTAGTCAACAGCCAGCAAATTATTCGGCGGGTACACCACCTAATGCAAGAAGTAATAGCTATCCATCTGCGCCTCAAGCACATCCACCTACTGTACCGCAACAAACGGCAACGAGCCAACCTTCTTCACCTTCACAGCCTTCTGCTGCTTCGTCTTATTCTTGCCCTCAAGATTATTATCGACCGGAACAG GGTGGATATGGAGCTCCTGGAGGAACACAGATATACTCAGGTGGTGCGAATGCAAATAAGAATatgccaccgccaccgccaggTCCAAATCCACCTAGACGTCACCCAGATTTTGCCAAAGACCAACAGTATCCGCAATATAATCAACAACGACCAGCCTACCCAg GATGGCCAAATACAACTAATCAGTACAATAGTAATAGTGGAAATAATAGAGTTCAATATCCATCTCAACCACCACAACCCCAGGTACAGCAACAACAACCACAACCGCAACAACAAACACCACAGTCTGCTTCTTCTACACCTTCGTCAGTACTTCCTAATAGTCAACAGTGGGGTAGCCAGCAACCAAATAGAACCACACCTCAGCCGACATTGAATGCTATAGCTCACGCTCCTCCACCGTGGGATCATCGTTATACGAATCAACCGTCCCCTCTTTATCCTACACCTGGAAATCATCAG AATCAGCTTGGTATAAATCCCATGATTAGCCAGCAGCCAACATCGAAAAGAGAAATGACATTCCCTCCCGATAGTGTGGAAGCGATGACACCACTTCTGTACAAACGGCGGAAACTTACACGTGCCGATGTAGCACCGATAGAAGCTTGGCGTATTATGATGGCCTTGAGGTCAGGCTTATTAGCCGAAAGCTGTTGGGCTCTTGATGTATTAAATATCTTACTATTCGATGACTCTTCT GTAAGTTATTTCGGGCTGGCACACTTACCTGGGCTGTTGGATGTTTTGTTGGAACATTTCTCACGTTCTTTGTCCGATATGTTCGAATCACCAGTAAATGAAGATGATCGAAATTGGAACCAATCAGCAGATGGTCCGGAAGTCGATCTCGGTGCCGTAACACGTCCCATTGATCCTGAAGATCGAACGAAATTACTTTCATCAGCAAATTACACGTTTCTGTCGAGACGTGGTCGTCCAGTAAAAATCGTTCCAAGAGATGACGATTTGTTTGTTCTAGACACAAGGAGATCTTGGGATCATCAAGACTGTGAATCAGAAACTGAACCCTGGCAAGTTGATAATAATACCACTAAGTACATAGTGACGTGTTTTCAATCTGAAATAGGATCAGTACCATTTGCCCGCCTCCTTCGAGACGAGAAACCGCCTTTGCTGCAGAAGGAAGTAGAGTGTACAGACATGAAAGACGAAACCAAAGCAGATTCTGGTACACTCGAAGCATCAGAGTTCTCTCAAAAGACAGCTGAACCTGGGGAGAAACCAAAAGAAACGAATGAGAAGAAACAGCtagacaagaagaagaagacaaaaACTTTGAGTGATGTTTTGTCGAGGATTAAGAAAGAACCGGTTGAGATGAACGATCTTACGAGAGAACTATTTGAGAAAAAGAACGACGGGTTCAAGAAAGAGTGTGACACCGAGACAAAGGTGAATAACAATATGGGTGAACACTTTGCAGACATACCGAAACCCGAAGAGGAGGCCGTGCCTACACAAAACGGTTTGAACGACATGACAAGCAACGCCGAGGTGGAGAAAATTGAGATCAAAGTGGAGAACGAGGAACAAGAATCAGTAATGAAAGATGATAATAAGGAGGGACCAAGATTAAACATAAAAGATCCAGCTGGCACGTTAAAAAGAAGACGAATAAGTGACTACGAGGACGAGAGTTACTCGAGGGACGAAGCAAGTTTGTATCTTGTTACAGAGACGCAAGATAACCTGGCTCGACGTTGCGTCTGTTTGTCCACAATTCTAAGGAATCTCACATTTATCCCGGGCAACGAGGCTGAATTCGCCAAGAATGTAACGTTTCTGAGTCTTCTTGGTAAGTTATTGTTACTGCATCACGAACATCCGGTAAGGACGCAGAAAACACGAAACTACGATCGCGAGGAGGACGCAGATTTCGCAGACTCTTGCAGCAGCTTACAAGGAGAGAGCGAGTGGTGGTGGGATTTTTTGCATCACATCAGAGAAAACGTGCTGGTTATGGCAGCAAACATAGCCGGTCACATGGATCTAAGTCAACACCCAGAAGAAATATCTCGACCGGTGTTGGATGGTCTTCTGCATTGGGCGGTGTGTCCTGCTGCTCATGGACAAGATCCTTTCCCCACTGTTGGCCCGAACTCTTCTTTATCACCGCAACGACTAGCACTGGAGGCTTTGTGCAAGCTTTGCGTGACGGAATGCAACGTAGATCTAGTAGTTGCTACACCCCCTTACTCAAGACTTCAGAGACTTTGCTCGGTATTGACCAGGCTACTCTGCCGAAGTGAGGAGCAAGTGTTGCGCGAGTTCGGCGTGAACTTGCTTCACTTTCTATCTGCAGCAGACAGTGGTGTGGCTCGTACAATCGCTTTGCAGACACCTTGCGTGGCCCTATTGGTGGCGTTTATCGAACAGGCAGAATCAAGTGCATTGGGGGTTGCAAATCAACATGGATTGGCTGCACTACGTGATAATCCTGAGTCAATGGGCACCAGTTTGGACATGCTGCGACGTGCTGCTGGTACGCTGCTGAACCTCGCCAGGCATCCTGATAACAGAACTCTGTTATTACAGCACGAATCACGATTACTCGCCTTGGTGATGAGTCAAATTTTAGATCAGCAAGTGGCCGCAATCGTTGCTCGTGTATTGTTCCAGTGTTCCAGGGGCACGTAA